GTTGCCTGAGGTCATGTAGCTGGAGTGCAGCTCAGCCCTAGTTGGGTATATGCTGATATATAGAGTGTTTTGTCTCCCATTTTAGAATAGAGCATTTGGATGGCATTTGGCCAATTAGTGGTATGATCTACTTTTGGGTAGCACATTCGGATAAAGGAAAACTTGTTTTGTTACGATAAAGCAGGTTTACTCTAAGATGTAGAATCAGAGAGCTTGGAAGGATCTTCCAGTTCAGTGGATTTCAGACTTTTAGCAGCAGAACGTTTTCATTAAATGAACTTCCCCACAGAGTCCCAGGGTGTAAATCCAGTCGTGACTGGAGTACCGGTGGAGGGCCTGAAGACCTACCTCTCATCTCCCTTATTAATAGCTCCTAAAATAACTCCACAAGTCATCATTTTAAATCCACTGAGCGAGCGCAGCAGTGCTGCAGACGGGGATGTGGAAACGTAGGCATTTTCCCCGGGGCTGCCCTGCTGTGTTCCCTCGTGCGTCCTCTGTGCTGTGCCCCGCACCCAGCCCCGCACCCAGCCCTGCACCCCGCGAGAGGAGGTGCTCTGCGGGGGGAGCTGAGGGCGCAGCTGGGCAGACGGCGGCCGGCAGAGCCAGGCTAGGGCTTGTCTCTTGGTTCTTAGTTGGCTGTTTTTTCACAAGTCCATATTCCcatcagttccttttttttttccttttatttttcttccccttaaAAACTCACATTGGCACACCTTTACTTCGTGCAAGTCATATAATAACTTTGGGCCTCAGGTTCCTTCTCTTTAAGATGAGGATGATGAAACCTGCGTCTGAATTTTCTCTAAAACTAAGCTAAAGTAACAGTACTGTGTGTAGGAGAGCAAGccacagaagaggaagaaggtggtcgTCCGCGGGGCACTGCAGAGTCACGTGACAGCAAAGACGTAGGCCCAGAGGAAAGTGAACTTGATTCTGAGGCTGAACTCATGAGAAGCATGGGACTGCCACTTCAGTTTGGTAGGGTGTCTGCACATAAGAATTTTGAGGTAAGTAGTAGTTTACTTTGCTTGTTCCTGTTTCTTAGTTTTCTTCATAAAATATCACGTGGAGTCTTTTTATCCCAAATCTAATGCATTCATGGATTAGGGCACTTCACCTCTTTTTAAACGCACATACATATTTGTAAGTTAACGAAAACTGCAAGTTGTGATACGTCCCGTGTGTGATCGTTCCTCCTCTTGGAAACGTAGACAGTAAGATTCACTTGTTGGTGTAACTGAAACCCAGGTTGGGGGGTTGAGggtattttgtttaatttaatgtCAAAATAGATTTAGATTCTACCTCTTATAGTTTCTGAAATGTAATTTATATTCGAGTTATTGACCTTTGTAGGTATCTATGAAtactagaaacaaaataaaaaagaaaaagaaaaaacatcaaaagaagtACTTAGATGAAATTCAGAGAGATTCTTGGAGACGAGAATATGAGGAAGATGACATTTTGGCTTCAGACGATCCATCCTCCTCGGAGAACGAGGACACCAGAAGGTATAAACTTCGAACCAAGCAAGACACTGGAGGTGCGAATCTTCCTGCTGAAAACACATTACCTCCAAAGCTGGAAATTACGGGGCTCTGGGAGAAGTACTGGAAGGAGTACGGCGGGGAGCTGCTGTGGCAGAGCTGGCAGGAAAAGCACGCAGGCCAGGCGCCGTGCTCAGAACCCTGGAACGCCCCTCATACGAAGGAGGAATGGGAGCAGCATTACAGCCAGCTGTACTGGTATTATTTGGAACGGTTTCAGTATTGGGAAGCTCAGGGTTGGACTTTCGATGCTTCACGAAGCTGGGATACAGATACTTGCGGGTCTCAAACAGAAGTTGACGGCAAGAAAGACGAAAATCGCGCGAAAGCAGACGATCTTTCTCCTCCGTCTTCATCGAGGGGCAGCGAAAGCTCTCGTTCGGGTGATAAAGATCCTAATGAAATTCTTGATGGACTTAGTAATGTAAGTCTGAACTCAGAGGAAGTAGAGCAGAGCCGATTACACCCCTCGGTGAGTTGTGACGGACGTCAGTGTGTAAGCGGAGTTGACAGCAGAAGAGAGTGCCCTGCTTCGGGCCAGAGTGGGTCGTGTACCGGAGGAAGCAAGGAGAGCGGCCTGTCTGGGAGCGGAAGCACAGGCCAGCCGGCTCAGGGTAAGATCGGCCGGGCTTTGTCCTGCTGAGCAATGGTTAACAAAATTAGTCTGTTTAGCAAAGCAGCCGACACTGATCCTTTATGGTGGCCTTAAATAATGCCAGCTACATTTTATGGTGTGATAGTGAAATGATCTAATCCATCTTACTTTTATGTCACAAGTTATTATCCttttatgtaaatgaaaagaatatttgCAGAGGCTTCTCAAAAGTATCACTCGTTCCTCTTGCACCTTGGCGACCAGTGAATTACAACTTGGAAATCCATTAAGAAATCTAGTTTTAGAGTGAGCTTGGAGTGTCCAAGTTTCTCTGGAGCAACTGAGTTTATAGGAGACGTGCTAAAGAGTAGCTGTGAGCATACCTTTGCCGTTAGGCAAATCTGAATGGGGGTTGTGTCTGGAATTCACTGGGGACAAGTGAAGACTTGCTCTCTAGAGAGTCTCAACAGGGCATAAGATGATTTTGTAACTGAACAGATTGATTTCGGGATTCCCATAAAATATCCAGGGTAAGGAACTTGCTTGACTCCTGCCTGAGTGATTAAGAAATAATTGTTGAGCAGACTGATGCCACTGTCAGGACTAAAGACAGACAGTGAGAGGTGTGCTAGGAGAAGCTCGAGTAGGCAGATAAGAAGGCTTTTGTGAGAGGGGGGCCCTCAACTGGTGCAGCaggagagtgggagaggaggacattttttttttttttgcggtacgcgggcctctcactgctgcggcctctcccgttgcggagcacaggctccggacgcgcaggcgcagcggccacggctcacgggcccagccgctccgcggcacgtgggatcctcccggaccggggcacgaacccgtgtctcctgcatcggcaggcggactctcaaccgctgcgccaccagggaagcccgaggaggaCATTTTTATAACCTGAGCTGCTCCGGAAGCCCACTGACTTGTTGTCTTGGCATCCTTGATGTTTGGTGCTGGAAAAGTCCGGTTTATGGCAACTTTCTTCTCGGCctcattcatatatataaaagcaAGAGGTTTGCTTTGCTCCTCTCAGATCACTAATCTTACTTCATCCTACCGTTTCCCTTAGAGAGCTGCTAATGAGCTTCTCTGTCCTCTTACAATGGAGCTTACTTTTCAGTGTGGTGGtctcattcctttctcttttgctgttattttcatccttttttaatgTGAGTATTTTATATTCGTCTTTTGATAAGTCCTGTTCTTATTTTGACCAGAGACCTTGGAGTATGTATGTGGGTCAATGACTGCTTCACGTTCCTCCTTCTGATCTCCCCTCCTTGTCCTCCTTTGTGAAACACAGTGCACCTCACAGTCTCTGCCTTCGTGTTGCCTGCTGTCGAAGCTGCGTGTACAGGCTGTTCCTATTGCGTGTTCCCTTAGTTAGGGATATAGTTAGACATTTCTGCAGTTGGCTCCAGTGTGACCACCATCAGGATCCATGTGAGAACTCGAGGCTTTGATTTGTTTGGGATCCTCCTTGAGACCAAAACGTAAGGCATACACTGCCTCTCTCCATACGTATGTGCTCTGCTCTTTGCGTCTGGGGTCTCCTGAAATAGCCTGTCCTCGCACAGGAGAGCTCCCGCTGTCTCCAGGGTAGAGTCCTCTCCGCTTCTGGCCCCACCCAGCCACCTTGCTCCAGTCCGCAGGAATGCAGAACACAGACACGTGCCTCAGCGGAGCCACCACAGGTTATGAACACCCTTTTTAAAtggtggtgtttgtctttctgtgcttCCATTATTACTTTAAGAGCTATATTAGAGGCAGTTAGATGTATTTGCTTCTCaataaagaaaagttatttttaatcaaatgtgACCATGCCATTTTTAGAGTCATTTAGATTAGAATCCCATCAAAATGTGACAGCTAACAGCTATCCCAGAGGTAACTTTGTGGATTAATTTGTATAGGTTTAGACAGCTGTGAGGAAAAAGTAGTTTtatagttcacttttttttttggccgcacctcggtgcttgcgggatcttaattccccaaccagggatcagacccggaCCACGGCAGTGAAGGCATGAAAGCACCGAGTCTTCACCACCAGACCACTCCCTGTAGTCCGCTCTTTAAGTGGTCAGGTCATGGACGCTTTTAGACGTGAATAGACCGAGCTGCACGCTCTGCATGCGTGGGATGGATAGATGTGGTCTAGCATACAGTTCGTTGCAGGAGAGGCCCCGGAATGCTTTGATTGCCTGTGCAAGTGACAGAAGAGTTGTCAAACCAAGGGCGGAAATCAACTGCAGTATCTCTGCCTCTTTAGATTCACCGGAGTCATCAGAAGCAAACACAATCAAAGACAGACCTCGCCCCCTCGGCGCTGGTGGAGATGAGAGTGGCGAAGACCCGCCGGAACAGAAGCCAAGCAAACTCAAGAGGAGGCAAGTCGCACACCACCTCTCTGCCTAGAGCGCGGCAGCAAGCTGTAGAGGCTCGGTAACTGAGTACATAAAGTGTGCCTCTACCGTGTTCCTTCCAGATGGTGTACGTTGCTTGTTAACTCCTCCTCTGCTCCCTACTAGTCCCTAGGGGCAGAGGCTCTGTGCGTACTAGATTCTTGGGCCCTTGTACGTTCTTGTGGGTCCTCCATAAACGTTCAGTGAGCTTAACTTAATTTGCACGAGTTGTTTCTCATCGTTTGCATTTGTGGCTGTCGCCCAGGTAGTAGGGATCACTAGAAGGTACCCCCAAAAGATGGGGATTTTACGGAGTTACGTCTCTCACAACCTTCttaacaataatttttcttttgtaattttcttggtTGGGTTGATACTTCTCAGATGTTTCCTTGTTTGTTCTTAAGGACAACCTCTAGAGATATCACCTAGGAGATGAGTTAGGGCTGCAGGTTAACTGGTGTTTTCCCAAAAGAACATGGGGACATGTATATTTGTTCAGGATGGAGATATAACCGCTTGACATGCCCGAAGATTTGAGTGCCCGTTGCTGTCTCCCAAACACTGCTCGGTAATTTATCTCATTTGGAGAATCCTGATGAAAGCActcttcttcctgtcttcctggcTTTGTGAACTGGGGTTGAGCGTTGTGGTGGGAAAGTTTGCATGGGTTGGCCGTATGTACCTTTTCATATTTGTCTGAACTGGTGGGCTCTGGAGATAATGGCTTATCActgtttgctttgtttatttgtttagccATGAAATGGACGTCGATGAAAACCCGGATTCAGACTTTGATGTGGACGGTTCCCTTCTAGGATTCAAGCATGGCTCAGGACAAAAGTAATTTCCCATAAATGCCGTTGTTGTCCAGAAATCTTAACCACTTCAGCTCTCCTAAAGCTCTCTGATATTCAGATGGCGAACAACGGTTATGTATTTCATGACATTTGAGGTGTTACAATTAAAGCGCTAACTCTCTTGCTAGTAGGAATTGTAGAGCTATCACTGTACATTTGATACATTCACATGTATTAACTCAGTTGCACTTCATAGCAATCCAATGTTTTTATTCTACAAAATGGTAATCACTTCTGTGTACTTTAGCCATATAGTCATTTAAGGCTAGAGTTCATAAACGTTAATAATATAAAGGGTTTTCCTGATAACTGCCACATTTAAATTCCTGGCAGAATTTATTTCTACCCACATGTAATTTTATTGAGAAATTACTTAGGTAGCTCTTGCTGGTATATACTCAGAGAGATTTATTCTGTTACCTGGGATTTAACTATTCTTCTATTTGAGAGCACCCAATTTCACTTAAAAGAGAATAAGATACActttttataaagaagtttataaTATAGGTAGACGATAACAACTGACATTTAAAACCAAACTGTTCAGAGTTTGTTTTTAAGTGCTAAATTATATATTACACTGTGGGTCCCTAATAGTCTGTAAGAGAGGCAGTTAGTGAGGCTTAATAGAGTCAGTGAAGGCTTCATAGCAGACATATATCTCTTAGGACTGGAAAAATTCAGCTGGTTAATCAGCAGGTTCTCTAATTATTTTAGTAATGGGGGGTTCGCTTCTTAGCTTAGTTAGTTCATGTTGATTTAAGAATCTAGTGGCCACTTGTAAGACAATTTGAACATATCCAGATACACGTTGAAAGATCTTTGGCATCACCTCACTGtgagaaaaaattatatttccccAGCCTGCATTGGGGTTGTAGTTTCCTGCtggtttattttattacattttacaaTGTAATTTCTCCTTTCTGTTATCTGTAGGATATGTTGATATACCCACCTTTGGTGTTTCACACTTACATGGGAATTAGCATACAAGCTAGACCTTAAAAAGTCCTCtgcatttttcactttatttcataatttccataattttaaaaaatgaaattaaaatagtgGCCGCTAATAGGAAAATAGTGaaaattgttaattttcttctcttttcatatAATGAAGCAGATTCATAGACCCTAAGGTTTGAGTCCACTTCTTTTGCTTTGGTCACAGATATGGTGGAATTTCAAATTTCAGTCACCGGCAGGTCAGGTATCTACACAAGAATGTGAAGTACAAGTCAAAGTACTTGGACATGAGAAgacaaatcaatatgaaaaacaaacacatcTTCTTCACGGAGGAGCCAGGAAAAACTCTTttcaagaaaagcaaaactttgaGTAAGGTGTGTATaagttttgctttatatttacAAATCGAGTCTCATTTTTGTGACCTTTGACTCCTTAAAGTTTCTGTTTGCAAACAGGAACCCTGTTTCTACCAGCTATAAGGGTACCTAAAATTCTTTCCCATTTGCTTCCTAAAGGCTTATACTGTGTGAACTAAATTTGGCAAAAGGGTAATTGGGGCTGATATGAGAGGGGGATGTTTTGAAAGCTACATAGGAGTAGCGTGTGGAACAATAAATAGGTAAAATCACCTTGTGTGTAGTAACAGCTCGTCTGTTTCAGGCTAAGTAGGACCCTGGAAGTCCAATTTCTGATGCAGCGTTTATTGAGAGGCTTAATCTTGAGGTCATCTAGAAGTGATCGATCAGACTTTGCACTAACAAGTTCATCCAAGTGGCATGAGCCTCAAGGCTGATTTAGTGATTCACATTGTTAACTGGAGTATTTATATCCCCTCTCTTAGCCTTTGTTGTACCTGCCTTCTATGTACCTGGAAAACAAAAGTAGTTAGAATTGCTTTTGTTCCGTTTGATGAGTGATCCTTCTCCAGTATAGGAAAAAAGCGCCATCCAGTGAGCAGAATTTTGTATCTGTCACCCCTCCAGCAGCTCTGTAGAGCAATGGAACAAAATCTCAGGTCCCATGATGACTTTGTTTTACCCTTAGGGTACATTCTCCTTCCTTAACATCACCATTTTTCCAAAACATGCTACAAATTTAtagctggttttatttttattatatttcagaTTGGTTGGTTACTggtcatattttaatattttagtggCCCTGGTTATATGTGGACCAAATTTCCCAGTATCAGTTCAGTCAGTCCGACGGGCCTTTTT
This genomic window from Kogia breviceps isolate mKogBre1 chromosome 17, mKogBre1 haplotype 1, whole genome shotgun sequence contains:
- the TGS1 gene encoding trimethylguanosine synthase, with amino-acid sequence MYCEKWSSVAEMCLFLEDLREGSCILCLCSRAFVEDRKLCSLGLKGYYVKDNGSSAGEQATEEEEGGRPRGTAESRDSKDVGPEESELDSEAELMRSMGLPLQFGRVSAHKNFEVSMNTRNKIKKKKKKHQKKYLDEIQRDSWRREYEEDDILASDDPSSSENEDTRRYKLRTKQDTGGANLPAENTLPPKLEITGLWEKYWKEYGGELLWQSWQEKHAGQAPCSEPWNAPHTKEEWEQHYSQLYWYYLERFQYWEAQGWTFDASRSWDTDTCGSQTEVDGKKDENRAKADDLSPPSSSRGSESSRSGDKDPNEILDGLSNVSLNSEEVEQSRLHPSVSCDGRQCVSGVDSRRECPASGQSGSCTGGSKESGLSGSGSTGQPAQDSPESSEANTIKDRPRPLGAGGDESGEDPPEQKPSKLKRSHEMDVDENPDSDFDVDGSLLGFKHGSGQKYGGISNFSHRQVRYLHKNVKYKSKYLDMRRQINMKNKHIFFTEEPGKTLFKKSKTLSKVEKFLKWVNEPMEEEASQEPASHDNVQDTRTSSDSEEQEVSVEKGADPPETSEPEPGKRRAVSPAGEAGTERTDRGSTEAAVPDEGACHAQAAPDRGRLEAEAEDKKKKKKKKKSKTRKGIGLPPEITAVPELAKYWAQRYRLFSRFDDGIKLDREGWFSVTPEKIAEHIAGRVSQPFPCGTVVDAFCGVGGNTIQFALTGKRVIAVDIDPVKIELARNNAEVYGVADKIEFICGDFMQLASRLKADVVFLSPPWGGPDYATAEVFDISTMMSPGGFEIFRLSQKITNNIIYFLPRNANIDQVASLAGPGGQVEIEQNFLNNRLKTITAYFGKLIRRSASES